In Verrucomicrobiota bacterium, the genomic window GACCGACAATTACTACCAAAACTTCAATAATATAGGTTTGGGCAATGGCAGAACGGGAAATGTCCAGGTCTACGCTAGTGTACTGGATGAAGAGTCTCCGATTATTTTTGCTGAAGGAAAAATTGTTTCGTCCTATGGCACAGTTAAGAAACAATTGCGGACCGACCTAAGCAGGAAAGGTGTTTTTCTAAACGGAATGACTGCCAAAGATACGGTGGTATTTAATGGAAATAAAATAGCCATCGACAGCTACAACTCGGACGATGGGCCTTATAACACTTCTACAAATAGAAATGCGAACGGAACCATTGGTAGCCTTGCCACCAGCGCAGGAGCATTGGCTTCAGGCAACGCTGATGTTTTCGGATATATTGCAACCGGTGGTGGAGCTCCGGCCATTGGAGCTCAAGGAATCGTGTCAGGGGATTTAAACGCCTCTGCAGGAACAGTTGACACTACGCGAATAGCAACTGATTTCATAGCTGACTTTCCAGACGCCGCCAACCCGGATGAATCAAGTTTACCTCTTGCTATTACCACTTTACCTTCATCAGGTTCGATAGGGATTTTCGGAACAACAACCTACTATAAAGTATCAAGCTATTCCAACAGTTCCACTGACAATTTAGAAATCGTTGGGCCAGTAGTAATTGTGGTCTCTGGAGATGTTACGACCAAAGGCGAATTAACCATTTTAAATGATCCAACCGGAGCAACTCCAACAAACGGGTCGGTAGAACTTTACGTAGGCGGGGATGTGGATGTGGGTGGAAATGGAATAGTCAATATGTCCGACGTACCTAAAAATTTCCTACTCTATGGAACCGCTGCAAGCGGCTCCAGCCAAACCATAAAAATTTCAGGTAATGGTGCCATTCAATCTGCCATCTATGCTCCGAACGCAGATTTGGAGCTGAAAGGAAGCGGCAGCGGCGGAGTCTTTTTAGGGGCAGCGGTTGCGAATACAATCACTATGACAGGGAATTTTGAGTTTCATTACGATGAGGCCCTTACCGGTATCACCTTGGACAACAGCTACAAGATCTCACGATGGCGTGAGCTGATCGGATTGGACGAACGGGTACCGATCGATACTCCGAATAATATGGTTAGCCACGCGGTGAGTTATTAGCGCAGTTTAACCGTAAATAGTCGCAACTATTCTGATCTTGGTAGGGCTCGTCGATCCAGCTTCGTTTGAAAACCTCGCTGGAAACAGTCGCCGACCTGTCCGGCGAAGCTCTGAGGAACGTAGCGGGAGCGAGCCGTCGTGGAAACGTCGAGTGCTCCTACTTGCAGAAGTGTATTTTCGGATACAGGCCTGATTTTATAGCTCCCTGATCCGCGCGTTTCTTAACTGCAAAGATCTACCGCCTCCTGGATAAATAATGCGGAGCGCGCCGGTACTTGTCAGGCTGTCGATTTTTAAATCGCTCACGACCCGATTATTAATCCACACCTGATGTCGATCGTCGTGCACCCGAATTCGATATCGGTTCCATTCTCCGTTTTGAAAATGGGCATGACCAGCAACATCTTTGCCAACAACAGGGGTGGAAACACCATTTCCAAAGGAACCGCGATAAGCGATGCGGAAGCTATTGTCGTTGGAAGTCTTCAAGTCAGCTTCAAATTCGAAATCCTCATAATCCTTCGATGTTGAAAGATCGAATGAAGCTGTCCCCAATAAACGAATCTCTCCCTGCGATTGACTGGATTCACCCATTCCTGAAGGCATAGTCCAGGATGACAACTGATTCAATGACTCCCATTTGTCCCCCTCCCGTAGTTCGATTAACTCAGCTTTAAGACCTGATTTCACAAAGGCTAATTCAGGATCGTTTGCCAGATTTTTCCATTCAAGCGGATCATTGTGATGATCGTAAAGCTCCTCCCCGCCATTCGAAGTCAGCGAATACCGCCAGCGCTTTGATCGAACAGAAAAGTGTGGATAAAGCGACCCTTCATAATCCGCATGAAGCATGTGGTCCTTTCCGGGTAGAGCGGTGATCGCCACATCAGGGCCAGTCCAAGCTTCGGTTCCAGGATTTTTAATTAGAGGAACCAGGCTGTGACCTTCGAGCTCGTAACCATTGCCACCTTCATTCGGATACTTGGACAAACCACAGAGCTCATTGAAGGTCGGGTACATGTCGATCAAAGAAACCGGCTGATCACAGACAACTCCCTCGGGTGCTCCAGGAACTCCAGCTACGATAAATGGTATGCGCGTCGACGGCTCCCAAAGACTGCCTTTATAAAGAAATCCTTTTTCGCCCACATGGAAACCATGGTCGCTCGTGAAAATGACTATCGTGTTATCTCGATAAGGACTCGCGTCGACCGCATCAAGAATGGTACCCACCTGATCATCAATAAATGAAACACATGCCATGTATGCCTGAAGCCAATGACGCAAAAGGTCTTTACCCTCATGGCGCACTAGCAT contains:
- a CDS encoding sulfatase-like hydrolase/transferase, with the translated sequence MPRFLTFILCTVFLTVAFQVEFLGQKPNVVFIIVDDLNDMPLQPGGKPLVPTPNIDRLKERGVSFTNAHTNDPLCAPSRASMLFGLYPQTTSLYWFEDWRDNGILKESVSLHDNLRNGGYAVFGTGKIYHGSQTGLFDEYGHNGDVGPWPWDGQSTNFRLPHPQQLYLYHGPDSDMDYQWEHVFGPLSDVPVWPADVANGIPGYTGWRLFGKPWKYVNDQNRDPMADELGAQWSKEIINRDHSKPFALFTGLIRTHTPLYAPKNYFDRFPLDTIKLPQVDPNDLDDVAEALGNEALYGFRRYKMLVRHEGKDLLRHWLQAYMACVSFIDDQVGTILDAVDASPYRDNTIVIFTSDHGFHVGEKGFLYKGSLWEPSTRIPFIVAGVPGAPEGVVCDQPVSLIDMYPTFNELCGLSKYPNEGGNGYELEGHSLVPLIKNPGTEAWTGPDVAITALPGKDHMLHADYEGSLYPHFSVRSKRWRYSLTSNGGEELYDHHNDPLEWKNLANDPELAFVKSGLKAELIELREGDKWESLNQLSSWTMPSGMGESSQSQGEIRLLGTASFDLSTSKDYEDFEFEADLKTSNDNSFRIAYRGSFGNGVSTPVVGKDVAGHAHFQNGEWNRYRIRVHDDRHQVWINNRVVSDLKIDSLTSTGALRIIYPGGGRSLQLRNARIREL